From the Quercus lobata isolate SW786 chromosome 6, ValleyOak3.0 Primary Assembly, whole genome shotgun sequence genome, one window contains:
- the LOC115995447 gene encoding pentatricopeptide repeat-containing protein At5g66500, mitochondrial encodes MSAPYNSLRSLTVPAKSIITVISKNLHTHNLFDELPHRDLYSLNALLVSYIRNDNAPAAWTLFRDMHCTRSDLNAYTFTPVLGACSALSSAIERGKLVHGLMIKTGTDMGTVTKTALMDIYSKNGYLGESVKVFDEMESRDIVTWNALLSSFLRVQGLAKEALGVFEAMRKEGVEFSEFTLCSVLKACTLLKAFRQGKQVHGLVVVMGRDLVVLGTALIDFYSAVGCIEEGIKVFNSLDRRRDDVMRNSLISGCVRNQKYEEAFSIMCMMSPNVVALTSALAGCSENSDLWIGKQIHCVALRQGFTFDTQLFNVLLDMYAKCGKLFEARSLFDGICNKDVVSWTSMIDAYGGHGHGLEALELFKKMGDEVSGVLPNSVTFLALLSACGHSGLVEQGQECFNLMRVKYGLNPGPEHYACFINILGRAGLLDEVWCLYNDMIKHGTTPTAAVWAALLNACSHNLDVTRGEFAANHLLQLEPNKPGNYVLISNFYATVGRWDSVDELRSIMSTKGLVKEAGSSWITVTRCQENAVMHGLKIKESRKGEHFMYG; translated from the coding sequence ATGTCCGCCCCTTACAATTCCTTACGTTCACTTACCGTCCCCGCCAAAAGCATAATAACCGTTATTTCAAAAAACTTACATACCCACAATCTGTTCGACGAATTGCCCCACCGAGACCTCTACTCTCTTAACGCCCTTCTAGTCTCATACATTCGCAATGACAATGCTCCTGCCGCATGGACTCTCTTCCGTGACATGCACTGCACACGCTCCGACCTCAATGCATACACTTTTACTCCGGTGTTGGGCGCGTGCTCAGCGTTGTCATCGGCCATTGAACGTGGCAAGCTAGTACATGGGCTTATGATCAAAACGGGTACGGACATGGGAACCGTGACAAAAACTGCACTCATGGATATATACTCCAAAAATGGGTACTTGGGTGAGTCGGTTAAGGTTTTTGATGAGATGGAATCCAGGGACATTGTGACTTGGAATGCTTTGCTTTCCAGCTTTTTACGCGTGCAGGGTCTTGCCAAGGAAGCGCTTGGAGTTTTTGAAGCAATGAGGAAGGAGGGAGTGGAGTTTAGTGAGTTTACTTTGTGTTCTGTGCTTAAAGCTTGTACCTTGTTGAAGGCCTTTCGTCAAGGTAAGCAGGTTCATGGGTTGGTGGTTGTGATGGGCCGTGATTTAGTGGTATTGGGTACTGCTTTGATTGATTTTTACTCTGCTGTTGGGTGCATAGAGGAAGGTATTAAAGTGTTTAACAGTTTGGATCGTAGAAGGGATGATGTGATGCGCAATTCTTTGATTTCTGGGTGTGTTAGGAATCAAAAATATGAAGAGGCATTCTCAATTATGTGTATGATGAGTCCCAATGTTGTTGCACTTACTAGTGCTCTTGCAGGTTGTTCTGAGAATTCCGATTTGTGGATTGGAAAGCAGATACACTGTGTTGCGTTACGTCAAGGGTTCACATTCGACACCCAGTTATTCAATGTTTTATTGGACATGTACGCGAAATGTGGGAAACTGTTTGAAGCTCGGTCATTGTTTGATGGAATTTGCAATAAAGATGTGGTTTCCTGGACAAGCATGATTGATGCATATGGAGGCCATGGACATGGGCTTGAAGCTCTTGAGCTGTTCAAGAAGATGGGGGATGAAGTTAGTGGGGTCTTGCCAAATTCTGTTACATTTCTTGCTCTTTTATCAGCTTGTGGGCATTCAGGACTGGTGGAGCAAGGCCAAGAATGTTTTAATTTAATGAGGGTGAAGTATGGTCTGAATCCAGGACCAGAGCATTATGCCTGCTTCATCAATATCTTAGGCCGGGCAGGTCTGCTAGATGAAGTATGGTGTTTATATAATGATATGATTAAGCATGGTACTACGCCTACTGCAGCCGTATGGGCAGCACTATTGAATGCTTGCAGTCATAACTTGGATGTAACAAGGGGCGAATTTGCTGCAAACCATCTATTGCAATTAGAGCCAAATAAGCCAGGGAATTATGTACTTATATCAAACTTTTATGCAACCGTTGGAAGGTGGGATTCTGTAGATGAGTTGAGAAGCATTATGAGCACAAAAGGACTGGTCAAGGAAGCTGGGAGTAGCTGGATCACTGTAACACGCTGCCAGGAGAATGCTGTCATGCATGGTTtgaaaatcaaagagtctagaaAAGGAGAACATTTCATGTATGGTTGA